CGGCGACGAACTTCGCGAAGGGTGGGACGACACGGTGACCGCGCTGGGCGATTCGGGCGTCGAGGTGGTCGTTCTCACCGGTGACGACGCGCGGGCGGCGACGGTCTTCCGCGAGCACGACGCGGTCTCGTCGGTGTTCGCGGGCGTGCCCCCCGAGGGCAAAGCCGAGACGGTCGAGCGCTTAAAAACGCGCGGCCGGACGGTGATGGTCGGCGACGGGACCAACGACGCGCCGGCGCTCGCCGCGGCCGACCTCGGCGTCGCGCTCGGCGGCGGCACCGCGATGGCGGCCGACGCGGCCGACGTGGCCATCGTCGACGACAACCTCGACTCCGTGGCGACCGTCTTCGACCTGTCGCGGGCCGCGGGGCGGCGCGTGAAGGGGAACATCGGCTGGGCGTTCTGTTACAACGCCGTCGCCATCCCGCTCGCGGTGACCGGATTCTTAAACCCCCTGTTCGCCGCGGTCGCGATGGGGGCGTCCAGCCTCCTCGTCGTGACGAACTCCTCGCGCCCGCTGCTCGGCGAGGAGTAGGTCGCCACCCAGGCCCGCCGCGACCGCAAGCGACTTTCCCGTCACGCGAGTACTGCTGGCCATGTCACAGCGACAGCAGTCCTTCGACGTTCCGACCCGCGACGGAATGCCCGTCCTCGGCCTCGGCACGTGGGAAAACGACGACCCCGCGCAGTGTACCGAGTCGGTGACGACCGCGCTCGAATCCGGCTACACCCACGTCGACACCGCACAGATCTACGGGAACGAGGCCGCGGTCGGCGACGGTATCGCCGACGCCGACGTCGACCGCGACGACGTGTTCCTCGCGACGAAGGTGTGGATCGACCAGCTCGCGCCCGAGGACGTGGCGGCGTCGACCCGCGAGAGCCTCGAAAAGCTCGGCACCGAGTACGTCGACCTGCTGTACGTCCACTGGCCGGCCGGCGCGTACGACCCCGCCGAGACGCTGCCCGCGTTCGCGGAGCTTCGCGACGACGGCCTGATCGACCGCATCGGCGTCTCGAACTTCGAGCCCGAACACCTCGACGCCGCGACCGATGCGCTCGGCGAGACGCCGTTCGCGAACCAGGTCGAGATGCACCCGATGCTCCAGCAGGACGACCTGCGTGCGTACGCCGACGCCAACGACATCGAACTCGTCGCCTACTCGCCGCTCGCCCGCGGCCACGTTTTCGACGCGCCCGAGATTACCGACATCGCCGAGAAACACGACGCCAGCGCGGCGCAGGTGAGCCTCGCGTGGCTCCGCGAGAAGGGCGTCACCGCCATCCCGAAGGCGACGAGCGAGTCTCACATCGCCGACAACTGGGCGAGTCTCGGCCTCGAACTCGACGCGGAGGACATCGAAGCGGTCGACGCCATCGACCGGACCGACCGCCGAGTCGACCCGGACTTCGGCCCGGACTGGGACTGAGGAGTCTCCCTGCGTGACGCGCGACAGGGAATGGCAGGGCCTCAGTCTGACACTCTCGGCAGCCGAATCGTGATCTCGTTGCCGTCGTCGGGGTCCGCCGACACCGCGATGCTCCCGCCGGAGATGTCCACACACCAGTACACCAGCCAGAACCCCAGCCCCGTGCTGTGGTAGACGCTGCTCATGTCGTGGTCGCCCGTGAGCACGTCCGTCTCCGCCGAGGGTATCGGCGCGTGGTCGTCTCGGACGACGACCACGGCCTCGGTCGGCGTCGCTCGGAGCGCGACGCGGACGCTCGGCTCGCCGTCGGCGGCGTGTTTGATCGCGTTTTCGATCAGTTCGACGACCGCGAGCTGTAGCTCCGTGCAGGCCTCGACCGTGACCGATTCGAGGGCCGACACCTCGACTGTGGCGTTCGGGTAGCGGTCCCGGATGTCCGCCACGCACTCGCCGACCACCTGCTCGAGGTCGATGCGCACGCGGTCCTGCTGTTCGGTGATGAGCTTGATGATTCCCCGCTCCTTTTCGGCGGTCTCGAGGAGCGCCTCGCCCACGCGTCGGATCACCGCGGTGTGTTCGGCCGCGCCCGGCACCTCGGACTCGAGGATGTCCGTCTTCCCGAAGATCACGTTGAGATCGTTCCGGAGGTTGTGCCGGAGGAGGTTATCCATCACGACGAGTTGGCGCTCGCGCCGGCGGCGGTTCGTGACATCCCTCGTGAACCCCGTGATGCGGACCACCTCGCCGTCGACCGTGATCGGCTCGGCCTGCACCCAGACCCAGCTGTGGTCGCCCTCGCTCGGGCTCACCCGGTACTCGATGTCGACGGCGGTGCCCGCCGAGAGGAGGTCCATCGCCTCCTTGACTCTCGGCGCGTCGGCGTCGTGGATCGACTCGAAGAAGGCCGTCGGATCCTCCTGTAAGGCTTCACGCGAGGTCCCGTATATCTCCTCGTAGGCGGGGTTTACGAACAACAGCTCGGACCAGTCGTCGTTGAACATCCAGAGGACGTCGCCGGAGACGGCCGCGACCTCCTTGCGGTGCGACTCGCTTTCGGCACGGTCCCGCTCGGCTTCGACCCGGTCGGTGATGTCCCGAGAGCTGACGACGAAGCCGTCGAGCGCGGCGTCGGTGAGGTTCGACATGCGGCTTTCGACCCACACCCACGACCCGTCCGCGCTCCGGTGGCGGTACTCGACGACCTCTTCGGCGAAGCCGTCGCTCTCTATCGCCTGGGCGAACGACTGCCGGACCAACGCGCGCTCGTCGGGATGGACGTACGCGAACGCCGACTCGCCGACGAGGTCGTCCGGGGCGAAGCCGAGGATCCGCCGGGCCGCCTCGTTGACGTAGGTGAACGTTCCCCGTTCGTCGAGGAGGGCGATCTTGTCCTGTGTCCGATCGAGCAGGAGTCCGAGTTGCTCGGACTGTTCCATCGGCCTCCACCTTCCTTGCGACGACGGATAAGGATCCCGCCCGTCTCGGTCCCGTCTCAGACGTGTTTGGCGAGGAAATCGACGACCCCGCGGTACGCTTCGAGGCGGTTCTCCAGCTTCGAGAAGCCGTGTCCCTCGTCGTCGAAGATCAGTTTCCGGACGGGGACGCCCTGCTCGCGCGCCTGCTCGACGATCTGTTCGGCCTCGCCGACGGGAACCCGCGGGTCGTTCGCGCCGTGCAGGACGAAGAGGGGCGACTCGATGGCCTCGATGTTGTTGATCGGCGAGATGGATTCGAGGAACTCACGATCCGCGTCGAGCGAGCCGTACTCGGCTTCCCGCAGTTCGCGGCGCCACTCGCCGGTGTTCTCTAAGAACGTCACGAAGTTCGCGATACCGACGATGTCGACGCCGGCGGCCCACAGCTCGGGGTACTCCGTCAGCGCCGCGAGCACCATGAACCCGCCGTAGGAGCCGCCCATCGCGACGACGCGGTCCGGGTCGACCTCGGGGTGGTCGTGGAGCCACTCGACGCCGGCCCGGACGTCCGCGACCGAGTCCATCCGCTTTTCCACGTCGTCGAGCGCGGCGTACGCCTTCCCGTACCCGGCCGAGCCGCGGACGTTCGGCTCGAAGACGGCGTACCCGTTGTTCAGCAGGTACTGCTTGACGGAGGCGAACGACGGCCGGCGCTGCGACTCGGGGCCGCCGTGGATGTCGACGACGACGGGGTAGCCGTCGGCCGGCGGTTCAGTCTCCGGGACGGAGAAGAAGGCGGGGATCTTCCGGTCGTCGAAGGTCGGGTAGTGGACCAGTTCGGGCTCGACGAAGGTGTCCCGCGGGATACCCGCGGTCGAGGCGGCGGTCCAGCGCGTCGTCTCGCCGGTCGTCGTCTCGACGACGTAGACGTTCGCGTTGTGGGTGCTGCCGGTCGCGGTGATGGCGAAGCGGTCCCCGTCGGGGCCGAAGCTCACGCCGCCGGCGACGCCGTCGGGGAGGTCGGGCGCCGGGTACGGGTCGACTCGGTCGGGTTCGACCAGTTCGCCGACGGTTATCTCGGTGCGGCCGTCGACGTTACGCGAGTAGACGACGCGGCGGGAGTCCTCGTGGATCGCGACGCCGTCCACGTTCCAGCCGTCGTCGCCGCCGGGCGTCTCGGGGGCGTCCTCGTCGGCGTCCTCGTCGGCTCCGGAGGCGACGACGGCGAACTCGCCCGTGTCGAGGTCGAGCCGCTCTAAGCGCAGCGTGTCGCTGTCGCGGTCGGTGACGAGGTAGAGCGCGTCGCCGTCCGGCCCCCACTCCGGGCTCCCGTACCGCACGTCGCCCTCGTGGGGCGTGTGGTGGGTCAGGTCGCCGGAGGCGATGTCGAGGGTGAACACGTCGTGGTCGAACGACGAGTGCGCCTCGTGGACGATCAGCCGGTCGTCGCTCGGCGACCAGCCGGCCACGGAGAGCCAGCCGTCGCCCTCGTACACCAGTTCCGCGTCGTTGCCGGTCGCGTCGCGGGCCTGCACGTACACGTCGAAGACGGCCTCGTCGCGGCGGTTCGAGGCGAACGCGAAGCGGTCGCCCTCGCTGTCCCACCCGCCCCAGCGGTGTTTCGCGCCGGGTCGCGCCGTGAGGTCGGTTATCACGCCCGACTCGTAGTTGAGCAGGTACAGCTGAGCGCGCTCGTTGCCCCCCTCGTCCATCGCGAAGACGGCCTCCGCGCGCTTCGGCGAGGAGTCGATAGCGGAGACCGACTCGTCGAAGAAGGTGTGCTGTTCGGGCCATCCGAGCGGCTCGGTCAGCGACCAGACCTGTCCGGTGCCGGTCGTGTTCAGGAGGAAGGAGAGGCGACCGTCGGGACCCAGGTCCGCGCCGCCGGCGTTCCGTACGTTGAGGTATCGCTCGATGTCGTACCGGTGCATGCGCTTCGATTCCCGGCGTAGTGGGAAACCGTTTCGGGTGACAACGTGGGACACGCGCCACCGGACGGGCCGTCCGTCGACCCGCGCCGTCCGGATGCCGTGTCTTTTTGGTTACCCCTGCCGTCCGGTCGGCGTATGCGCGTCGCGTTCGTCTCGCTTTTCGCTCCCGGTCACGGCGACACGCCGGCGCGGTCGCGGACGCGACGGATCGCCGCGGGGCTCGCGGAGCGCGGCCACGACGTGGTCTGGCTCTGCGCTCGGTGGTGGGGCGGCGACCACGACGCCTTCGAGGAGGACGGTATCGCGTACCGCTCGGTGACCGCCGACCCGTCGCCGGCGACGTTTTCCGCCCGCCTCCCCTTCGCGCTCCGGCGCGTGGCCCCCGACGTGGTCCACGCGGTCAACACCCCGCCGACGCCGGGACTCGCGGCCACGGTCGCGGGCACGCTCTCGCGGACGCCCGTCGTCGTCGACTGGTGGCGCGACCACCCCGCGGACTCTCGGCAGCGGTACGGGCTCCTCGCTCGCCGGGCCGACGCCGTCACCGCCCCCTCCCGGACGACCAAGACGCTGGTGCGCGAACACGGCGCGGCCGGCGACGACGTGCGAGTGGTCCCGGAGAGCATCGACTTCGACCTCGTCGAGAGCGCCGGCGTCGACGACCGGTTCGACGCCGTGTACGCGCGCCGGCTGGACCGCCACGCCAACGTCGAGACGTTCCTGCTCGGCCTCGCGGAACTCCGCGGCCGCGACTGGACCGCCGCCGTCGTCGGCGACGGCCCCGAGCGCGCGCGGATCGAGGCGGCTGCGAGCGACCTCCGGATCGCCGACCGGGTGTCGTTCCTCGGCGACGTGCCGCTGCGCGAGCGGGTCGAACTATTTAAAGGCACACACGTCGTGGCCGCGACGGCGACGTGGGAGACGTTCCCGACGGACCTGCTGTGGGCGCTGGCGTGCGGCTGCGTGGCGCTCGTCGAGTATCAGGCGGATTCGAGCGCCCACGAGCTCGTGGAGGGGCGTCGACGCGGGCGACTCGTCACGAGCCCGGCGGAACTCGCCGACGAGTTCGTCGCCGTCGCCGACCTCGACCGGAAGTCGGTCGAGCGCGACTTCGCCGACTACGACCACGAGGCGGTGCTCGACCGAGTGACGAACCTCTATCGGGACTTGCGAGACGAATCGTAAGGCGCGGCGGCCGGCCGACTACTCCTCGTCGGTGATGTCGCCGCCGTAC
This genomic window from Halorubrum sp. PV6 contains:
- a CDS encoding aldo/keto reductase; this translates as MPVLGLGTWENDDPAQCTESVTTALESGYTHVDTAQIYGNEAAVGDGIADADVDRDDVFLATKVWIDQLAPEDVAASTRESLEKLGTEYVDLLYVHWPAGAYDPAETLPAFAELRDDGLIDRIGVSNFEPEHLDAATDALGETPFANQVEMHPMLQQDDLRAYADANDIELVAYSPLARGHVFDAPEITDIAEKHDASAAQVSLAWLREKGVTAIPKATSESHIADNWASLGLELDAEDIEAVDAIDRTDRRVDPDFGPDWD
- a CDS encoding glycosyltransferase, with product MRVAFVSLFAPGHGDTPARSRTRRIAAGLAERGHDVVWLCARWWGGDHDAFEEDGIAYRSVTADPSPATFSARLPFALRRVAPDVVHAVNTPPTPGLAATVAGTLSRTPVVVDWWRDHPADSRQRYGLLARRADAVTAPSRTTKTLVREHGAAGDDVRVVPESIDFDLVESAGVDDRFDAVYARRLDRHANVETFLLGLAELRGRDWTAAVVGDGPERARIEAAASDLRIADRVSFLGDVPLRERVELFKGTHVVAATATWETFPTDLLWALACGCVALVEYQADSSAHELVEGRRRGRLVTSPAELADEFVAVADLDRKSVERDFADYDHEAVLDRVTNLYRDLRDES
- a CDS encoding S9 family peptidase, encoding MHRYDIERYLNVRNAGGADLGPDGRLSFLLNTTGTGQVWSLTEPLGWPEQHTFFDESVSAIDSSPKRAEAVFAMDEGGNERAQLYLLNYESGVITDLTARPGAKHRWGGWDSEGDRFAFASNRRDEAVFDVYVQARDATGNDAELVYEGDGWLSVAGWSPSDDRLIVHEAHSSFDHDVFTLDIASGDLTHHTPHEGDVRYGSPEWGPDGDALYLVTDRDSDTLRLERLDLDTGEFAVVASGADEDADEDAPETPGGDDGWNVDGVAIHEDSRRVVYSRNVDGRTEITVGELVEPDRVDPYPAPDLPDGVAGGVSFGPDGDRFAITATGSTHNANVYVVETTTGETTRWTAASTAGIPRDTFVEPELVHYPTFDDRKIPAFFSVPETEPPADGYPVVVDIHGGPESQRRPSFASVKQYLLNNGYAVFEPNVRGSAGYGKAYAALDDVEKRMDSVADVRAGVEWLHDHPEVDPDRVVAMGGSYGGFMVLAALTEYPELWAAGVDIVGIANFVTFLENTGEWRRELREAEYGSLDADREFLESISPINNIEAIESPLFVLHGANDPRVPVGEAEQIVEQAREQGVPVRKLIFDDEGHGFSKLENRLEAYRGVVDFLAKHV
- a CDS encoding PAS domain-containing sensor histidine kinase, yielding MEQSEQLGLLLDRTQDKIALLDERGTFTYVNEAARRILGFAPDDLVGESAFAYVHPDERALVRQSFAQAIESDGFAEEVVEYRHRSADGSWVWVESRMSNLTDAALDGFVVSSRDITDRVEAERDRAESESHRKEVAAVSGDVLWMFNDDWSELLFVNPAYEEIYGTSREALQEDPTAFFESIHDADAPRVKEAMDLLSAGTAVDIEYRVSPSEGDHSWVWVQAEPITVDGEVVRITGFTRDVTNRRRRERQLVVMDNLLRHNLRNDLNVIFGKTDILESEVPGAAEHTAVIRRVGEALLETAEKERGIIKLITEQQDRVRIDLEQVVGECVADIRDRYPNATVEVSALESVTVEACTELQLAVVELIENAIKHAADGEPSVRVALRATPTEAVVVVRDDHAPIPSAETDVLTGDHDMSSVYHSTGLGFWLVYWCVDISGGSIAVSADPDDGNEITIRLPRVSD